In Gadus macrocephalus chromosome 11, ASM3116895v1, a single genomic region encodes these proteins:
- the adam9 gene encoding disintegrin and metalloproteinase domain-containing protein 9 isoform X2 — protein sequence MEVTFLLNVYSTLLCLFAVLNGLADCTGGSSNQMAHFSSYQLTVPRLISNKQRRDVRDTPTNQVSYGIRIHGKEHLVHMQRNQLLLAHDFTMFTYSDNGTLVTSRPPVQDHCHYQGYIEGVEGSSVAMSICDGLRGVLHLSNDSFGMEPLDSDPQQHIVYRLQDVTSQPMGCGTPHIKHGDATHAQYGSEESHRNMGHHKRVRRAVLLQTHYVELFLVVDNERYNYMKRNETAVREQMVELANYIDSMYVPLNIRVVLVGLEIWAHQNKLSTEGSAGVVLSRFTQWREKELLPRHRHDSAQLILKKSFGATAGMAFISTVCTRSLGGGINAFTNDNLPSFASIVAHELGHNLGMNHDDGRECACGAGACIMNSTATGSRNFSSCSSDDFEKMILATGGTCLLNFPRPDEAYSAPFCGNRLVDIGEDCDCGSEKECQKDPCCEYKTCKRKPGAQCAYGVCCHKCQYLPGGTVCRSSTDQCDLPEYCNGTTALCQPDIFIQNGQPCMNQQAYCYNGKCQNLEGQCKAIFGSKAKAAPEVCFKEVNSKGDRFGNCGYQISGFKKCESRNAVCGKLQCSNVHTTIFGIDPSIITTPMGGTKCFGVDFMLGTDVPDPGMVTEGTPCGVNQVCMNFECRSADVLNYDCDVATKCHGHGVCNSNKNCHCSEGWAPPHCEVRGYGGSVDSGPTWNDKDTSVRDGMLVFFFLVLPLLAVGAFAYLRRNELLRRVGLGRRKRSQGYEADSRSPANSSRVPPPRGPPPAVTRPNPNSVARDGHQALLQEEKVVQTNRTASVPSYAMRPPPPLQKPTAASQYLVPQRSAPPPPV from the exons GCTCCTCCAATCAGATGGCGCACTTCTCCTCTTACCAACTCACAGTCCCACGGTTGATCTCCAACAAGCAGAGGCGGGATGTGAGGGACACGCCAACCAATCAG GTGTCCTACGGCATTAGAATCCATGGAAAGGAACACCTGGTTCACATGCAGAGAAACCA GCTGCTGCTGGCTCATGACTTCACCATGTTCACTTACAGTGATAATGGAACATTGGTCACAAGCAGGCCACCTGTacaa GATCACTGTCACTACCAGGGCTACATTGAAGGCGTGGAAGGTTCTTCTGTCGCGATGAGCATCTGCGATGGTCTCAG GGGTGTGCTCCATCTATCTAATGATAGCTTTGGAATGGAGCCTTTAGACTCTGACCCACAGCAGCACATAGTGTACCGCCTACAGGATGTGACATCACAGCCCATGGGCTGTGGCACGCCACACATAAAGCACGGGGACGCGACACATGCCCAGTATGGCTCAGAGGAAAGCCATCGGAATATGGGTCACCACAAGCGG GTACGCCGTGCTGTTCTCCTTCAGACCCACTATGTTGAACTGTTCTTGGTGGTCGACAATGAACGG TATAACTACATGAAAAGGAATGAGACGGCTGTGAGAGAACAGATGGTTGAACTGGCAAATTACATTGACAGT aTGTATGTGCCCCTGAACATCCGCGTGGTGCTGGTTGGTCTGGAGATCTGGGCCCATCAGAACAAGCTCAGCACCGAGGGCTCGGCTGGAGTAGTGCTGAGTCGCTTCACCCAGTGGAGGGAGAAGGAGCTGCTGCCACGCCACCGCCATGACTCGGCACAACTCATCct GAAGAAGAGTTTTGGCGCTACGGCAGGAATGGCCTTCATCTCAACCGTGTGTACCCGGAGCCTTGGGGGAGGGATCAACGCA TTCACTAATGACAACCTGCCCTCCTTTGCATCGATCGTTGCCCATGAGCTCGGTCACAACCTGGGGATGAACCACGACGACGGGCGGGAGTGTGCGTGCGGCGCTGGAGCCTGCATCATGAACTCGACAGcaac TGGATCTAGAAACTTCAGCAGCTGCAGTTCGGATGACTTTGAGAAGATGATCTTGGCCACAGGCGGAACCTGTCTGCTCAACTTCCCCCGTCCAGACGAGGCCTACAGTGCCCCCTTCTGTGGAAACAGGCTGGTGGACATAGGAGAAGATTGTGACTGTGGATCAGAGAAG gagtgtcaGAAAGACCCTTGCTGTGAGTATAAGACCTGTAAGCGGAAGCCTGGAGCCCAGTGTGCTTATGGAGTCTGCTGCCACAAATGTCAG tatctCCCAGGAGGCACAGTGTGTCGCTCGAGTACAGATCAATGTGATCTTCCAGAATATTGCAACGGGACCACTGCTCTCTGCCAACCGGACATATTCATACAG AACGGCCAGCCATGCATGAACCAGCAGGCCTACTGTTACAATGGAAAGTGTCAAAACCTTGAAGGACAGTGCAAAGCTATCTTTGGATCAA AGGCCAAAGCCGCTCCGGAGGTTTGCTTTAAAGAAGTTAACAGTAAGGGAGATCGATTTGGAAACTGTGGATACCAAATATCCGGCTTCAAGAAGTGCGAGAGCAG GAATGCGGTGTGTGGGAAGCTGCAGTGCTCCAACGTCCACACCACTATATTTGGAATCGATCCGTCCATCATCACCACGCCCATGGGTGGCACCAAGTGCTTCGGTGTGGACTTCATGCTGGGCACTGACGTACCAGACCCAGGCATGGTGACCGAGGGCACCCCCTGTGGGGTCAACCAG GTTTGTATGAACTTTGAGTGCCGCAGTGCTGATGTCCTCAACTACGACTGTGACGTGGCGACTAAATGTCATGGACACGGG GTGTGTAACAGTAATAAGAACTGTCACTGCTCAGAGGGCTGGGCTCCGCCCCACTGTGAGGTCAGGGGTTACGGCGGCAGCGTGGACAGCGGGCCCACATGGAATG ATAAGGACACCTCGGTGAGGGACGGCATGCTGGTCTTCTTCTTCCTGGTGCTTCCTCTCCTGGCCGTGGGGGCGTTTGCGTACCTGCGCAGGAACGAACTCCTGAGGCGCGTGGGCCTGGGGCGCAGGAAGCGGTCGCAGGGATACGA GGCGGACAGCAGATCTCCAGCCAATTCCAGCAGAGTGCCACCTCCCAGAGGACCGCCCCCTGCTGTTACccgccctaaccctaacagtgTCGCGAGGGACGGG CATCAAGCTCTGCTCCAAGAAGAAAAG gtGGTGCAGACCAATAGGACCGCTTCAGTTCCATCCTATGCAATgagaccacctcctcctcttca GAAACCAACAGCTGCCAGCCAATATCTAGTGCCTCAAAGATCTGCCCCGCCTCCCCCAGTCTAG
- the adam9 gene encoding disintegrin and metalloproteinase domain-containing protein 9 isoform X1 has protein sequence MEVTFLLNVYSTLLCLFAVLNGLADCTGGSSNQMAHFSSYQLTVPRLISNKQRRDVRDTPTNQVSYGIRIHGKEHLVHMQRNQLLLAHDFTMFTYSDNGTLVTSRPPVQDHCHYQGYIEGVEGSSVAMSICDGLRGVLHLSNDSFGMEPLDSDPQQHIVYRLQDVTSQPMGCGTPHIKHGDATHAQYGSEESHRNMGHHKRVRRAVLLQTHYVELFLVVDNERYNYMKRNETAVREQMVELANYIDSMYVPLNIRVVLVGLEIWAHQNKLSTEGSAGVVLSRFTQWREKELLPRHRHDSAQLILKKSFGATAGMAFISTVCTRSLGGGINAFTNDNLPSFASIVAHELGHNLGMNHDDGRECACGAGACIMNSTATGSRNFSSCSSDDFEKMILATGGTCLLNFPRPDEAYSAPFCGNRLVDIGEDCDCGSEKECQKDPCCEYKTCKRKPGAQCAYGVCCHKCQYLPGGTVCRSSTDQCDLPEYCNGTTALCQPDIFIQNGQPCMNQQAYCYNGKCQNLEGQCKAIFGSKAKAAPEVCFKEVNSKGDRFGNCGYQISGFKKCESRNAVCGKLQCSNVHTTIFGIDPSIITTPMGGTKCFGVDFMLGTDVPDPGMVTEGTPCGVNQVCMNFECRSADVLNYDCDVATKCHGHGVCNSNKNCHCSEGWAPPHCEVRGYGGSVDSGPTWNDKDTSVRDGMLVFFFLVLPLLAVGAFAYLRRNELLRRVGLGRRKRSQGYEADSRSPANSSRVPPPRGPPPAVTRPNPNSVARDGVSFQHQALLQEEKVVQTNRTASVPSYAMRPPPPLQKPTAASQYLVPQRSAPPPPV, from the exons GCTCCTCCAATCAGATGGCGCACTTCTCCTCTTACCAACTCACAGTCCCACGGTTGATCTCCAACAAGCAGAGGCGGGATGTGAGGGACACGCCAACCAATCAG GTGTCCTACGGCATTAGAATCCATGGAAAGGAACACCTGGTTCACATGCAGAGAAACCA GCTGCTGCTGGCTCATGACTTCACCATGTTCACTTACAGTGATAATGGAACATTGGTCACAAGCAGGCCACCTGTacaa GATCACTGTCACTACCAGGGCTACATTGAAGGCGTGGAAGGTTCTTCTGTCGCGATGAGCATCTGCGATGGTCTCAG GGGTGTGCTCCATCTATCTAATGATAGCTTTGGAATGGAGCCTTTAGACTCTGACCCACAGCAGCACATAGTGTACCGCCTACAGGATGTGACATCACAGCCCATGGGCTGTGGCACGCCACACATAAAGCACGGGGACGCGACACATGCCCAGTATGGCTCAGAGGAAAGCCATCGGAATATGGGTCACCACAAGCGG GTACGCCGTGCTGTTCTCCTTCAGACCCACTATGTTGAACTGTTCTTGGTGGTCGACAATGAACGG TATAACTACATGAAAAGGAATGAGACGGCTGTGAGAGAACAGATGGTTGAACTGGCAAATTACATTGACAGT aTGTATGTGCCCCTGAACATCCGCGTGGTGCTGGTTGGTCTGGAGATCTGGGCCCATCAGAACAAGCTCAGCACCGAGGGCTCGGCTGGAGTAGTGCTGAGTCGCTTCACCCAGTGGAGGGAGAAGGAGCTGCTGCCACGCCACCGCCATGACTCGGCACAACTCATCct GAAGAAGAGTTTTGGCGCTACGGCAGGAATGGCCTTCATCTCAACCGTGTGTACCCGGAGCCTTGGGGGAGGGATCAACGCA TTCACTAATGACAACCTGCCCTCCTTTGCATCGATCGTTGCCCATGAGCTCGGTCACAACCTGGGGATGAACCACGACGACGGGCGGGAGTGTGCGTGCGGCGCTGGAGCCTGCATCATGAACTCGACAGcaac TGGATCTAGAAACTTCAGCAGCTGCAGTTCGGATGACTTTGAGAAGATGATCTTGGCCACAGGCGGAACCTGTCTGCTCAACTTCCCCCGTCCAGACGAGGCCTACAGTGCCCCCTTCTGTGGAAACAGGCTGGTGGACATAGGAGAAGATTGTGACTGTGGATCAGAGAAG gagtgtcaGAAAGACCCTTGCTGTGAGTATAAGACCTGTAAGCGGAAGCCTGGAGCCCAGTGTGCTTATGGAGTCTGCTGCCACAAATGTCAG tatctCCCAGGAGGCACAGTGTGTCGCTCGAGTACAGATCAATGTGATCTTCCAGAATATTGCAACGGGACCACTGCTCTCTGCCAACCGGACATATTCATACAG AACGGCCAGCCATGCATGAACCAGCAGGCCTACTGTTACAATGGAAAGTGTCAAAACCTTGAAGGACAGTGCAAAGCTATCTTTGGATCAA AGGCCAAAGCCGCTCCGGAGGTTTGCTTTAAAGAAGTTAACAGTAAGGGAGATCGATTTGGAAACTGTGGATACCAAATATCCGGCTTCAAGAAGTGCGAGAGCAG GAATGCGGTGTGTGGGAAGCTGCAGTGCTCCAACGTCCACACCACTATATTTGGAATCGATCCGTCCATCATCACCACGCCCATGGGTGGCACCAAGTGCTTCGGTGTGGACTTCATGCTGGGCACTGACGTACCAGACCCAGGCATGGTGACCGAGGGCACCCCCTGTGGGGTCAACCAG GTTTGTATGAACTTTGAGTGCCGCAGTGCTGATGTCCTCAACTACGACTGTGACGTGGCGACTAAATGTCATGGACACGGG GTGTGTAACAGTAATAAGAACTGTCACTGCTCAGAGGGCTGGGCTCCGCCCCACTGTGAGGTCAGGGGTTACGGCGGCAGCGTGGACAGCGGGCCCACATGGAATG ATAAGGACACCTCGGTGAGGGACGGCATGCTGGTCTTCTTCTTCCTGGTGCTTCCTCTCCTGGCCGTGGGGGCGTTTGCGTACCTGCGCAGGAACGAACTCCTGAGGCGCGTGGGCCTGGGGCGCAGGAAGCGGTCGCAGGGATACGA GGCGGACAGCAGATCTCCAGCCAATTCCAGCAGAGTGCCACCTCCCAGAGGACCGCCCCCTGCTGTTACccgccctaaccctaacagtgTCGCGAGGGACGGGGTGAGTTTCCAG CATCAAGCTCTGCTCCAAGAAGAAAAG gtGGTGCAGACCAATAGGACCGCTTCAGTTCCATCCTATGCAATgagaccacctcctcctcttca GAAACCAACAGCTGCCAGCCAATATCTAGTGCCTCAAAGATCTGCCCCGCCTCCCCCAGTCTAG